Proteins co-encoded in one Ooceraea biroi isolate clonal line C1 chromosome 9, Obir_v5.4, whole genome shotgun sequence genomic window:
- the LOC105279005 gene encoding protein stunted isoform X2: MSAWRQAGLNYINYSQIAARLVRQALKGDLRAEALKRDEVNVKFTQWKDGKPIKNA; the protein is encoded by the exons ATGTCGGCGTGGCGACAGGCGGGATTAAA TTACATCAATTACTCTCAGATCGCGGCTAGGTTAGTCAGGCAAGCTTTGAAGGGGGATCTCAGGGCCGAGGCTCTCAAGCGTGACGAGGTCAACGTGAAATTTACTCAGTGGAAGGATGGAAAGCCAATCA AAAACGCCTAG
- the LOC105279005 gene encoding protein stunted isoform X1 has product MSAWRQAGLNYINYSQIAARLVRQALKGDLRAEALKRDEVNVKFTQWKDGKPITEKM; this is encoded by the exons ATGTCGGCGTGGCGACAGGCGGGATTAAA TTACATCAATTACTCTCAGATCGCGGCTAGGTTAGTCAGGCAAGCTTTGAAGGGGGATCTCAGGGCCGAGGCTCTCAAGCGTGACGAGGTCAACGTGAAATTTACTCAGTGGAAGGATGGAAAGCCAATCA CTGAAAAGATGTGA
- the LOC105279004 gene encoding negative elongation factor D: MESEYEEDHGGWGDEIARNAEEAGEDAFENPQEILKDCMDKFKTPDYIMEPGILSQLKKYFVAGGNPEQVIETLSTNYTACAQMANLLAEWLIAAGVTVTDVQAMVENNLKDMILKNFDPKKADKIFTEEGETPSWLTEMIQHPTWRSLIYRLAEEYPDCLMLNFTIKLISDAGFQGEITSISTAAQQIEVFSRVLKTAIAGFLQNTENWQSSIQECAKMVCHGQHTYVYSQVLLQILAQEARGGFMMKRLSQEITKCAQQNRHDVTPITMALNGAAGSPGACQALSSMLSRNTLNPADITVLFRNYSAAEPPPIELLRNPQFLELLVDALFKPGVKINPEHKSKYIYLLAYAASVCETVPKKGNTRKTNKDDLKTTTQAIEKVHNICNINKGSSELIAELNTLYQCIRFPVVSVGVIRWVECTVTEPSYFKLCTEHCPVHLALLDEVVNCHTLLHPKILRLLVHLFESKQDELEILVQLEMKKMLIDRMLNLLSQGCVVPVVSYIKQCWQRGDTDVSLIRYFVTEVLEVIAPPYSTEFVQLFLPMVENEEITGTMRSENENDLVSEFIAHCKAHCPVMR, from the exons ATGGAGTCCGAATACGAAGAGGACCATGGCGGTTGGGGGGATGAGATTGCCCGAAACGCCGAGGAAGCTGGCGAAGATGCATTCGAGAATCCGCAGGAAATACTGAAGGACTGTATGGACAAGTTCAAGACACCCGATTACATAATGGAGCCCGGCATCTTGTCTCAGCTCAAGAAGTACTTCGTAGCGGGAGGGAATCCCGAACAAGTCATCGAAACGCTGTCCACGAATTACACGGCGTGCGCGCAGATGGCGAACCTGCTCGCTGAGTGGCTGATCGCCGCCGGAGTGACCGTCACCGACGTCCAGGCAATGGTGGAGAACAACTTGAAGGATATGATTCTGAAGAACTTCGACCCCAAGAAAGCCGACAAGATCTTCACGGAGGAGGGTGAGACTCCCTCTTGGTTGACCGAGATGATACAGCATCCCACTTGGCGATCCCTCATCTACAGACTCGCCGAGGAGTATCCCGACTGCTTGATGTTGAATTTCACCATCAAGCTCATCTCCGACGCCGGCTTCCAGGGTGAAATCACGAGTATCTCGACCGCGGCGCAACAGATCGAGGTCTTCTCGCGCGTGCTGAAGACCGCGATCGCCGGGTTTCTGCAGAACACGGAGAACTGGCAGTCGAGCATACAAGAGTGCGCGAAGATGGTGTGCCACGGCCAGCACACCTACGTCTACAGCCAGGTCCTCCTGCAGATCCTCGCGCAGGAGGCTCGCGGTGGTTTCATGATGAAGAGACTGTCCCAGGAGATCACCAAGTGCGCTCAGCAGAATCGCCACGACGTCACACCGATAACGATGGCGTTGAACGGCGCCGCCGGCAGTCCTGGGGCGTGCCAGGCTCTGTCGTCCATGTTGTCAAGGAACACTCTAAATCCCGCCGATATCACTGTGTTGTTCAGAAATTATTCCGCGGCGGAGCCGCCACCGATCGAGCTCCTGCGTAATCCTCAATTTTTGG AACTGCTCGTTGACGCGCTTTTCAAGCCCGGTGTAAAGATCAATCCCGAGCACAAATCGaagtacatatatttattggcGTACGCAGCGAGCGTATGCGAGACGGTTCCAAAGAAGGGCAACACGCGTAAGACCAATAAGGACGACCTGAAAACTACCACCCAGGCGATTGAAAAAGTCCACAATATATGCAACATAAACAAAGGCTCGTCCGAGTTAATAGCGGAGTTGAATACTCTGTATCAGTGCATTCG CTTTCCTGTCGTAAGCGTCGGCGTGATACGATGGGTGGAATGCACCGTAACGGAACCGTCGTACTTCAAACTGTGCACGGAGCACTGCCCAGTGCATCTGGCCCTATTGGACGAGGTGGTGAATTGCCACACCCTGTTGCATCCGAAAATATTGCGACTGCTCGTACACCTGTTCGAGAGCAAGCAGGACGAGCTGGAGATACTCGTACAG CtggaaatgaagaaaatgttaATCGATCGAATGTTGAATCTGCTGAGCCAAGGCTGCGTGGTGCCCGTTGTGAGCTACATCAAGCAGTGTTGGCAACGCGGAGACACGGACGTGTCGCTAATCAGATACTTCGTTACCGAG GTGCTGGAAGTGATAGCTCCTCCGTACTCGACTGAATTtgtgcaattatttttgccgATGGTAGAGAACGAGGAGATCACCGGGACTATGCGCAGCGAGAACGAGAACGATCTCGTTTCGGAATTTATCG CACACTGCAAAGCACACTGTCCTGTTATGAGATGa